Proteins from a genomic interval of Nostoc sp. TCL240-02:
- the cobM gene encoding precorrin-4 C(11)-methyltransferase, whose translation MGSFKSEYTENLSYKKTLYAIEPSVYIVGAGPGDPDLLTVKAQKLLAVADVILFADSLIPEQILELCRKDAEIIRTANQTLEEILPIMIDRVRSQQKSLVRLHSGDPSLYSAIHEQMHLLAEANIPFEVIPGISAFQAAAAKLKVELTVPGLVQTIILTRISGRTEVPANEELATLAAHQASLCLYLSARHVENAQAKLLEHYPAETPIAICFRIGWPDEKIKVVPLNEMAECTQKEKLIRTTLYIISPALSTAKGRSRLYHPEHNHLFRSSHN comes from the coding sequence GTGGGTTCTTTTAAAAGTGAATATACAGAAAACCTCAGTTATAAAAAAACACTATATGCCATAGAACCATCTGTGTATATTGTCGGAGCAGGTCCTGGAGATCCTGACTTATTAACGGTGAAGGCGCAGAAACTACTCGCTGTTGCTGATGTGATTTTATTTGCTGATTCTCTAATACCCGAACAGATTTTAGAACTTTGCCGAAAAGATGCGGAGATAATTAGAACTGCGAATCAGACTTTAGAAGAGATTTTGCCGATTATGATCGATAGGGTGCGATCACAGCAAAAATCTCTAGTCCGTCTCCATTCTGGCGATCCTAGTCTCTACAGCGCTATCCACGAGCAAATGCACCTCCTCGCAGAGGCAAATATTCCTTTTGAAGTCATACCTGGTATCAGCGCTTTTCAAGCTGCGGCTGCCAAACTCAAAGTGGAACTAACTGTGCCTGGTTTAGTCCAAACCATCATTTTGACCCGGATCAGTGGTCGTACAGAAGTACCAGCCAATGAAGAATTAGCTACTCTTGCGGCACATCAGGCTAGCCTCTGTTTATATCTCAGTGCGCGTCACGTCGAAAATGCCCAAGCTAAACTACTCGAACATTATCCAGCCGAAACCCCAATTGCAATCTGCTTTCGCATCGGATGGCCTGATGAAAAAATTAAGGTTGTCCCCCTGAATGAAATGGCGGAATGTACTCAGAAAGAAAAACTAATTCGTACTACGCTTTATATAATCAGTCCAGCCCTCTCGACAGCAAAAGGGCGATCGCGTTTATATCATCCCGAACATAATCACCTGTTTCGCTCATCTCATAACTAA